The proteins below come from a single Parageobacillus thermoglucosidasius genomic window:
- a CDS encoding metal-sensing transcriptional repressor, which produces MNHSEEHHPNPKMVPRTEEEIANIVKRLKRIEGQVRGVQKMVEDNRYCIDILIQISAIEAALHKVGLHLLERHVRHCVAKAIREGNGDESIQELMTVINQFSK; this is translated from the coding sequence ATGAATCACTCGGAAGAGCATCATCCTAATCCTAAAATGGTACCGCGCACGGAAGAAGAAATTGCGAACATTGTCAAGCGTTTAAAGCGCATCGAGGGGCAAGTGCGCGGGGTGCAAAAAATGGTGGAGGATAACCGGTATTGTATTGATATTTTAATCCAGATTTCCGCGATTGAAGCGGCGCTGCATAAAGTCGGATTGCATTTGCTGGAACGGCATGTTCGTCATTGCGTCGCCAAAGCGATTCGCGAAGGCAACGGCGATGAATCGATACAGGAATTAATGACCGTCATCAACCAATTTTCGAAATAG
- a CDS encoding VOC family protein, translating into MTVNIRLELFVKDLQRSVDFYKNVIRLDLSSQNESSAMFKTENLNLLLTKEDVISSNHYFSEIKTSRKGMGVEIILVVPDVQSYYQRDYQGQA; encoded by the coding sequence ATGACGGTAAATATCCGCCTGGAATTGTTTGTGAAAGATTTGCAAAGGTCTGTTGATTTTTACAAGAATGTCATTCGCTTGGATTTATCTTCTCAAAATGAAAGCAGTGCCATGTTTAAAACAGAAAATCTTAACTTGCTTTTAACTAAAGAAGATGTTATTTCGAGTAACCACTATTTTAGCGAAATAAAAACATCTCGAAAAGGAATGGGAGTTGAAATAATATTAGTGGTTCCAGATGTGCAAAGTTATTATCAACGTGATTATCAAGGACAAGCGTAA
- a CDS encoding polysaccharide deacetylase family protein — MVKKRIALYGIISLTLLLFLFGTYKLMNARTYQLFGGLTSHVETNQKAVALTFDDGPTKNVEKILPLLDKYHAKATFFVTGKELKKNPKLGKKIAESGHQIGNHTYSHQRMIFKKPSFIKQEIEMTNQLIRKTGYKGKIDFRPPYGKKLIGLPYYLKKHHIETITWGLEPDTYYSSVLDKVNYVNKHVKPGAIILLHPMYDNTGNELKTIEGILDSLSKKGYQFVTVNKLQKLHHQ; from the coding sequence ATGGTGAAAAAAAGAATAGCCTTATACGGGATCATTTCGCTTACATTACTGCTTTTTTTATTTGGCACATATAAATTAATGAATGCAAGAACATACCAGTTATTTGGAGGATTAACCAGTCACGTAGAAACAAACCAAAAAGCAGTTGCGCTAACTTTTGATGACGGGCCGACAAAAAATGTTGAAAAAATATTGCCCCTTTTAGATAAATACCATGCGAAGGCTACCTTTTTTGTGACTGGAAAGGAACTGAAGAAAAATCCAAAACTCGGAAAAAAGATAGCGGAGTCTGGACATCAAATCGGAAATCATACATATTCTCATCAACGAATGATTTTCAAAAAACCTTCTTTTATCAAGCAGGAAATTGAAATGACCAACCAATTAATCCGGAAGACAGGTTACAAAGGGAAAATAGACTTCCGCCCGCCTTATGGAAAAAAACTGATTGGCTTACCCTATTATTTGAAAAAACATCATATCGAAACCATAACATGGGGCCTTGAGCCCGACACCTATTACTCTTCGGTTTTGGACAAAGTGAACTATGTTAACAAACATGTAAAACCGGGGGCTATCATTTTGTTGCATCCAATGTATGATAATACTGGCAATGAACTAAAAACGATTGAAGGGATATTAGATTCTCTTTCAAAAAAAGGCTATCAATTTGTCACGGTAAACAAACTACAGAAGTTACATCATCAGTAA